The following coding sequences are from one Coffea arabica cultivar ET-39 chromosome 11e, Coffea Arabica ET-39 HiFi, whole genome shotgun sequence window:
- the LOC113719401 gene encoding uncharacterized protein gives MLLVDPPSDIVSEPESVVTRADLFDRENQVNFVMDLLHQRVEQSQLSSTTCVVIDSKISDADPNFGIHEGNDGMEPTHLDLDLNLGFLGEPTSANVENSGFVAENFEGGDHFVTGLRVVDIGSKSDSDINHDVEIDFSADDDDISEGDDDPSLRLCWDSFQIEDHREVNEDFEWEEVDEGVDERKVLSMFLDDDDMPVMAREESADVSRNLDWEVLLDVQNLEAIPENVTETAMGLRGGCAGKSKGGEGNQIERWTMCALFA, from the coding sequence ATGCTATTGGTTGATCCCCCCAGCGACATCGTGTCGGAGCCCGAATCGGTTGTCACCAGAGCTGATCTTTTCGACCGCGAGAATCAGGTGAATTTCGTTATGGACCTCCTACACCAACGAGTTGAGCAGTCCCAATTGTCCTCCACAACCTGTGTGGTGATTGACTCGAAGATTTCCGATGCTGACCCGAATTTCGGGATTCATGAAGGAAACGACGGAATGGAGCCGACCCATTTGGATCTTGATCTGAATCTAGGGTTTCTCGGAGAGCCCACTTCGGCAAATGTGGAAAATTCAGGGTTCGTAGCTGAAAATTTTGAGGGTGGGGACCATTTTGTAACCGGGTTGCGAGTCGTGGATATCGGGTCGAAATCGGATTCTGATATAAACCATGATGTTGAGATTGATTTTAGTGCTGACGATGATGATATAAGTGAGGGTGATGATGATCCAAGCCTTAGGCTCTGTTGGGATTCTTTTCAGATTGAGGATCATAGAGAAGTTAATGAGGATTTTGAGTGGGAGGAAGTGGATGAAGGAGTTGATGAGAGAAAGGTTCTGAGCATGTTTCTGGATGATGATGACATGCCGGTGATGGCCCGGGAGGAGAGTGCAGATGTATCTAGGAATTTGGACTGGGAGGTTTTGTTAGATGTGCAGAATTTGGAAGCAATCCCCGAGAATGTGACAGAGACAGCCATGGGATTGCGTGGGGGTTGCGCAGGGAAGAGTAAGGGAGGTGAGGGAAATCAAATAGAAAGGTGGACTATGTGTGCCCTTTTTGCTTAG